In Macadamia integrifolia cultivar HAES 741 chromosome 13, SCU_Mint_v3, whole genome shotgun sequence, one DNA window encodes the following:
- the LOC122060048 gene encoding F-box protein CPR1-like isoform X4, whose product MAEKNEEISEEEEAMPLPTQELPEVLVEDIFLRLPVKSLLRLRGSAFYSVDLDACELQAPVELELPPLEPSKRSDYGIKIGGSCNGLLCIYNSMKDTFLWNPSTRRHRRLPSSPINCPAERERCRSVNFGLGYEPTSKDYKVVRIAQFRSDVYRFYSRSEVKVYSLRSNSWRKIRYKTKGFLLSIDRSGVLSNSALHWVAICQQPVIGSSFIVCIDLKDEKYRELPLPDSLDTRLVNVGVRGEQLCVLCHYAMDRVEVWVMKHYRKRDSWVKEFSIKESVIGSFNDITLECYSKNGEFILLIDFKALVLYDPSGGSARSLRNHCAPNMIETKIYIRSLVPLDSKKKRKKRRRKSRKQRLMLDEQCSKMRKMN is encoded by the exons ATGGCTGAGAAGAACGAGGAAATAAGCGAAGAGGAGGAGGCAATGCCATTGCCGACTCAGGAGCTCCCTGAGGTCCTCGTCGAGGACATATTTTTGAGGCTTCCAGTCAAGTCCCTTCTAAGGTTGAG AGGCTCCGCTTTCTACTCTGTCGACTTAGATGCTTGTGAATTGCAAGCACCGGTAGAGCTCGAACTTCCGCCGCTGGAGCCGTCGAAGCGTTCAGACTACGGAATCAAAATCGGGGGTTCTTGCAACGGACTGCTCTGTATATATAACTCTATGAAAGACACGTTCCTTTGGAATCCTTCTACCAGAAGACATCGGAGGCTACCCTCTTCACCTATCAACTGTCCAGCCGAACGTGAAAGATGCCGTTCCGTTAATTTCGGATTGGGTTACGAGCCCACCTCTAAAGATTACAAAGTGGTAAGGATTGCGCAGTTTCGTAGTGACGTTTATAGGTTTTATAGCAGATCGGAGGTGAAGGTCTACTCACTTAGAAGTAACTCATGGAGAAAGATCCGGTACAAGAccaagggcttccttctcagcATTGACCGATCAGGGGTTCTTTCAAATTCTGCTCTTCATTGGGTTGCAATTTGCCAGCAACCTGTTATAGGTTCCAGTTTTATCGTTTGCATTGACCTTAAAGATGAGAAGTATCGAGAGCTGCCACTGCCTGACTCTTTGGACACCCGGTTGGTAAATGTCGGGGTTCGTGGAGAACAACTTTGTGTCCTCTGTCATTACGCCATGGATCGTGTTGAGGTTTGGGTGATGAAGCATTACCGCAAGAGGGACTCTTGGGTGAAAGAGTTCTCTATCAAAGAATCGGTTATAGGGTCTTTTAATGACATTACACTTGAATGCTATTCAAAGAATGGTGAATTTATACTCCTGATTGATTTCAAAGCGTTGGTCCTGTATGATCCCAGTGGAGGAAGTGCTAGGAGTCTTAGGAATCATTGTGCACCCAATATGATTGAAACAAAGATTTACATCAGGAGTCTTGTTCCACTCGATAGCAAGAAGAAACGAaagaaacgaagaagaaagagcagGAAGCAGAG GTTGATGTTGGATGAGCAATGTTcgaagatgaggaagatgaacTAG
- the LOC122060048 gene encoding F-box protein CPR1-like isoform X1 translates to MAEKNEEISEEEEAMPLPTQELPEVLVEDIFLRLPVKSLLRLRCVCKPWCALITKPAFVKLHLNRSLENDTNRSLICRGSAFYSVDLDACELQAPVELELPPLEPSKRSDYGIKIGGSCNGLLCIYNSMKDTFLWNPSTRRHRRLPSSPINCPAERERCRSVNFGLGYEPTSKDYKVVRIAQFRSDVYRFYSRSEVKVYSLRSNSWRKIRYKTKGFLLSIDRSGVLSNSALHWVAICQQPVIGSSFIVCIDLKDEKYRELPLPDSLDTRLVNVGVRGEQLCVLCHYAMDRVEVWVMKHYRKRDSWVKEFSIKESVIGSFNDITLECYSKNGEFILLIDFKALVLYDPSGGSARSLRNHCAPNMIETKIYIRSLVPLDSKKKRKKRRRKSRKQRLMLDEQCSKMRKMN, encoded by the exons ATGGCTGAGAAGAACGAGGAAATAAGCGAAGAGGAGGAGGCAATGCCATTGCCGACTCAGGAGCTCCCTGAGGTCCTCGTCGAGGACATATTTTTGAGGCTTCCAGTCAAGTCCCTTCTAAGGTTGAGGTGCGTATGCAAACCCTGGTGTGCTCTTATAACAAAACCTGCTTTCGTCAAACTGCACCTCAACCGATCCCTTGAAAACGATACCAACCGCAGCCTGATTTGCAGAGGCTCCGCTTTCTACTCTGTCGACTTAGATGCTTGTGAATTGCAAGCACCGGTAGAGCTCGAACTTCCGCCGCTGGAGCCGTCGAAGCGTTCAGACTACGGAATCAAAATCGGGGGTTCTTGCAACGGACTGCTCTGTATATATAACTCTATGAAAGACACGTTCCTTTGGAATCCTTCTACCAGAAGACATCGGAGGCTACCCTCTTCACCTATCAACTGTCCAGCCGAACGTGAAAGATGCCGTTCCGTTAATTTCGGATTGGGTTACGAGCCCACCTCTAAAGATTACAAAGTGGTAAGGATTGCGCAGTTTCGTAGTGACGTTTATAGGTTTTATAGCAGATCGGAGGTGAAGGTCTACTCACTTAGAAGTAACTCATGGAGAAAGATCCGGTACAAGAccaagggcttccttctcagcATTGACCGATCAGGGGTTCTTTCAAATTCTGCTCTTCATTGGGTTGCAATTTGCCAGCAACCTGTTATAGGTTCCAGTTTTATCGTTTGCATTGACCTTAAAGATGAGAAGTATCGAGAGCTGCCACTGCCTGACTCTTTGGACACCCGGTTGGTAAATGTCGGGGTTCGTGGAGAACAACTTTGTGTCCTCTGTCATTACGCCATGGATCGTGTTGAGGTTTGGGTGATGAAGCATTACCGCAAGAGGGACTCTTGGGTGAAAGAGTTCTCTATCAAAGAATCGGTTATAGGGTCTTTTAATGACATTACACTTGAATGCTATTCAAAGAATGGTGAATTTATACTCCTGATTGATTTCAAAGCGTTGGTCCTGTATGATCCCAGTGGAGGAAGTGCTAGGAGTCTTAGGAATCATTGTGCACCCAATATGATTGAAACAAAGATTTACATCAGGAGTCTTGTTCCACTCGATAGCAAGAAGAAACGAaagaaacgaagaagaaagagcagGAAGCAGAG GTTGATGTTGGATGAGCAATGTTcgaagatgaggaagatgaacTAG
- the LOC122060048 gene encoding F-box protein CPR1-like isoform X3 yields MAEKNEEISEEEEAMPLPTQELPEVLVEDIFLRLPVKSLLRLRCVCKPWCALITKPAFVKLHLNRSLENDTNRSLICRGSAFYSVDLDACELQAPVELELPPLEPSKRSDYGIKIGGSCNGLLCIYNSMKDTFLWNPSTRRHRRLPSSPINCPAERERCRSVNFGLGYEPTSKDYKVVRIAQFRSDVYRFYSRSEVKVYSLRSNSWRKIRYKTKGFLLSIDRSGVLSNSALHWVAICQQPVIGSSFIVCIDLKDEKYRELPLPDSLDTRLVNVGVRGEQLCVLCHYAMDRVEVWVMKHYRKRDSWVKEFSIKESVIGSFNDITLECYSKNGEFILLIDFKALVLYDPSGGSARSLRNHCAPNMIETKIYIRSLVPLDSKKKRKKRRRKSRKQRY; encoded by the coding sequence ATGGCTGAGAAGAACGAGGAAATAAGCGAAGAGGAGGAGGCAATGCCATTGCCGACTCAGGAGCTCCCTGAGGTCCTCGTCGAGGACATATTTTTGAGGCTTCCAGTCAAGTCCCTTCTAAGGTTGAGGTGCGTATGCAAACCCTGGTGTGCTCTTATAACAAAACCTGCTTTCGTCAAACTGCACCTCAACCGATCCCTTGAAAACGATACCAACCGCAGCCTGATTTGCAGAGGCTCCGCTTTCTACTCTGTCGACTTAGATGCTTGTGAATTGCAAGCACCGGTAGAGCTCGAACTTCCGCCGCTGGAGCCGTCGAAGCGTTCAGACTACGGAATCAAAATCGGGGGTTCTTGCAACGGACTGCTCTGTATATATAACTCTATGAAAGACACGTTCCTTTGGAATCCTTCTACCAGAAGACATCGGAGGCTACCCTCTTCACCTATCAACTGTCCAGCCGAACGTGAAAGATGCCGTTCCGTTAATTTCGGATTGGGTTACGAGCCCACCTCTAAAGATTACAAAGTGGTAAGGATTGCGCAGTTTCGTAGTGACGTTTATAGGTTTTATAGCAGATCGGAGGTGAAGGTCTACTCACTTAGAAGTAACTCATGGAGAAAGATCCGGTACAAGAccaagggcttccttctcagcATTGACCGATCAGGGGTTCTTTCAAATTCTGCTCTTCATTGGGTTGCAATTTGCCAGCAACCTGTTATAGGTTCCAGTTTTATCGTTTGCATTGACCTTAAAGATGAGAAGTATCGAGAGCTGCCACTGCCTGACTCTTTGGACACCCGGTTGGTAAATGTCGGGGTTCGTGGAGAACAACTTTGTGTCCTCTGTCATTACGCCATGGATCGTGTTGAGGTTTGGGTGATGAAGCATTACCGCAAGAGGGACTCTTGGGTGAAAGAGTTCTCTATCAAAGAATCGGTTATAGGGTCTTTTAATGACATTACACTTGAATGCTATTCAAAGAATGGTGAATTTATACTCCTGATTGATTTCAAAGCGTTGGTCCTGTATGATCCCAGTGGAGGAAGTGCTAGGAGTCTTAGGAATCATTGTGCACCCAATATGATTGAAACAAAGATTTACATCAGGAGTCTTGTTCCACTCGATAGCAAGAAGAAACGAaagaaacgaagaagaaagagcagGAAGCAGAGGTATTAA
- the LOC122060048 gene encoding F-box protein CPR1-like isoform X2 produces MAEKNEEISEEEEAMPLPTQELPEVLVEDIFLRLPVKSLLRLRCVCKPWCALITKPAFVKLHLNRSLENDTNRSLICRGSAFYSVDLDACELQAPVELELPPLEPSKRSDYGIKIGGSCNGLLCIYNSMKDTFLWNPSTRRHRRLPSSPINCPAERERCRSVNFGLGYEPTSKDYKVVRIAQFRSDVYRFYSRSEVKVYSLRSNSWRKIRYKTKGFLLSIDRSGVLSNSALHWVAICQQPVIGSSFIVCIDLKDEKYRELPLPDSLDTRLVNVGVRGEQLCVLCHYAMDRVEVWVMKHYRKRDSWVKEFSIKESVIGSFNDITLECYSKNGEFILLIDFKALVLYDPSGGSARSLRNHCAPNMIETKIYIRSLVPLDSKKKRKKRRRKSRKQRIYSHSLLTYST; encoded by the exons ATGGCTGAGAAGAACGAGGAAATAAGCGAAGAGGAGGAGGCAATGCCATTGCCGACTCAGGAGCTCCCTGAGGTCCTCGTCGAGGACATATTTTTGAGGCTTCCAGTCAAGTCCCTTCTAAGGTTGAGGTGCGTATGCAAACCCTGGTGTGCTCTTATAACAAAACCTGCTTTCGTCAAACTGCACCTCAACCGATCCCTTGAAAACGATACCAACCGCAGCCTGATTTGCAGAGGCTCCGCTTTCTACTCTGTCGACTTAGATGCTTGTGAATTGCAAGCACCGGTAGAGCTCGAACTTCCGCCGCTGGAGCCGTCGAAGCGTTCAGACTACGGAATCAAAATCGGGGGTTCTTGCAACGGACTGCTCTGTATATATAACTCTATGAAAGACACGTTCCTTTGGAATCCTTCTACCAGAAGACATCGGAGGCTACCCTCTTCACCTATCAACTGTCCAGCCGAACGTGAAAGATGCCGTTCCGTTAATTTCGGATTGGGTTACGAGCCCACCTCTAAAGATTACAAAGTGGTAAGGATTGCGCAGTTTCGTAGTGACGTTTATAGGTTTTATAGCAGATCGGAGGTGAAGGTCTACTCACTTAGAAGTAACTCATGGAGAAAGATCCGGTACAAGAccaagggcttccttctcagcATTGACCGATCAGGGGTTCTTTCAAATTCTGCTCTTCATTGGGTTGCAATTTGCCAGCAACCTGTTATAGGTTCCAGTTTTATCGTTTGCATTGACCTTAAAGATGAGAAGTATCGAGAGCTGCCACTGCCTGACTCTTTGGACACCCGGTTGGTAAATGTCGGGGTTCGTGGAGAACAACTTTGTGTCCTCTGTCATTACGCCATGGATCGTGTTGAGGTTTGGGTGATGAAGCATTACCGCAAGAGGGACTCTTGGGTGAAAGAGTTCTCTATCAAAGAATCGGTTATAGGGTCTTTTAATGACATTACACTTGAATGCTATTCAAAGAATGGTGAATTTATACTCCTGATTGATTTCAAAGCGTTGGTCCTGTATGATCCCAGTGGAGGAAGTGCTAGGAGTCTTAGGAATCATTGTGCACCCAATATGATTGAAACAAAGATTTACATCAGGAGTCTTGTTCCACTCGATAGCAAGAAGAAACGAaagaaacgaagaagaaagagcagGAAGCAGAG gatttattctcattccttgttaACTTATTCGACCTGA